DNA sequence from the Desulfobaccales bacterium genome:
CTGACTTGACAGCAGGAGCTTGGTCCCCAGGCCTGGCGAAAAGATCCCCATGTGAGACGGCAGTTGGTGACGCAGCGCCCGGATGGGGGTGGCTACAATATTGCCCAGGACCAGGGCCAACACGGTCTGATGGACCGTCAGGGCGCCGGTTTGGAGAAGAGCCCCGGCTGCGGCCATTCCCGAAGTAAATTCCGCGGCCACGCTGAAGATTACTACGCTGGCAGCTTCCACCGGAAAAAAACCTAAAGCCACGTGGGAAGCCGTGGCCTCCCGCAGCCACTTGAACAGACCCCAGTCATTCACCAGGAAGATCAGAAAATAGATGGGCAGTGTGAACAGCACCACCCGGGAAAACCGCCGTCGAAATTTCCGCCAGATTTCCTGGGACACCTTTTCCTTCCTGACCGGCAGAGTTGGTTCGGAAATCCCTGGCCCGGCATCGGTCCCGGCTGGCAGCCGCCAGCGGGCATAGCCCAAAATGACCATGCTCCGGAGCAAGGCCGCCACCCCGGTCAGGGCCAAGTAGATAAGCCCGGCCTCCCGGGTCAGGGGCAAAATGATAAAAAACGTGGTGGGGAGATGGAGCAGGTAAACCGGCAGCCCACCGTTGAACAGATAAGTCAGAGTCATCTCCTCGCGGCTGATTTTCTCTTCCTGGTAAAAAGTCCACAACATTGTGTTGGCCAGGATTTTGGAGAAAAACGCCGCGGTAAAAGTGGCCCCGCTTTCCCGTTTCAGGTGCCCCCAACGCAGCACAGGCGCGGTCCAGCCTCCCAGTTTGCTCGCCCAACCCAGGGATTCGATGGCCTGCCCCACCAGCAGGCCTACCCCCATATAAGCCAGAAGCCAGAGCAAAGGAGAGCCCAGATGATGGTAAAGTTTCCTGACCGTCAGGCGGTCCGAGGCCCCGCCCAGACCCAGCCAGGAGATCGCGACCAGCAGGCTCAGAGCCAGAAGGAACAGCCAGACTCCCCGGCCTCCCAGAGCCTTGGAATGGACTTTCAATAGCCTTTGCCTTGCTTCTTAATGATGACCATGGAGAGATAGGGCAATTCCCGGCCTTTCAGGTCCCGCAGGTTTTCTACGACGGTTTCACCATCCAGGCCACAGCGGCTGATGCACGTGGTTCGGTCCAGAAGGTCCATCTCCTCCAAGGTCTGATAGATTTCATCAAAATAGCGATAGGTCTTGAGGATCACGATATTATCTGATTTATCGATAACTTCCTTCAGGTTGGCCGCACCCAAGGCCCCCGACACCAAATAGAAAGATTCCTCCCCTTCGGTGAGCGGAATGTGGGTCAGGGCCGCGGCGGCGCTGTAGGAGGTGATGCCGGGGATGGTGACGATGCGCACCTTGGGTTGCAGCCGCTTGAGGGTCTTCAACAGATACCCGAAAGTAGAGTAGGTCAGGGGGTCTCCCAGGGTGACGAAGGCAGCGTCACTGCCGGTATCCAGCACTTCCAGGACTCGCCGGGCGTTCTCCTCCCAGGCGGAGGCCAGCACCTGGGGGTCCTTGCTCATGGGGAAAGGCAGGTGCTCGATGCCGGCGCCATTAAGGTGGCAGCGCACGATGCTCAGGGCCAGACTGTAGCTGTTTTTGGTGGAGCACGCCGCAAAGATGTGGGGCACCCGATGCAGCACCTTGACCGCCTTCAGGGTGATCAATTCGGGATCTCCCGGTCCTACGCCGATCCCGTAAAGTGTCCCGGTTTTTGTGGTCATGACGGCGTCTCCTCCAAGGCCATGATGGCCAGGGCATTGATGATGCTGGCTGCCACCGCGGAGCCGCCTTTCGGCCCCAGGGCGGTGATGTAAGGGCAATCCTGGCGAGCCAGGGCGTCTTTTGATTCCGCAGCGTTGACAAATCCCACCGGCACTCCCACTACGAGGGCCGGCCGCGGGGCCCCATCCGCCAGCAACTCCAGCAAGCGCAACAGGGCGGTGGGGGCGTTGCCGATGGCCACGATACCTCCGGCCAGTCTCGGCAAACTCCGCTCCAGGGCTACCGCAGCCCGGGTAGTGCCGCGGCGCTGCGCTTCTTCCGCCACTTCCGGATCGTCCATGAGACAGAAGGCCTCCGCCCCCAGACGGCCCAGACGGCCGGTGGAGATGCCCGCCAGGAGCATGCGGGTGTCAGTGGCCACCGGGTTGCCCCGTTTCAAAGCCTCCACCCCGGCGGCAATGGCCACAGGATGAATACGGGCCGAAGTGAGGTACTCCGGGTCCGCGGTGGTGTGGATCATGCGCCGGACCACGAACCAGACCTCGGGCGGCAGGTGGTGCGGTCCCACCTGGGCTTCGATGCGGCGGAAACTCTCGGCCTCGATCTCTGAGGGGAGACGGGGTTGCCAGTTCATGTTTTCTCCTTTGAAGCATATCTTGAGGGGAGGACCGGGGGACGAGGGTCCCCCG
Encoded proteins:
- the cobI gene encoding precorrin-2 C(20)-methyltransferase; the protein is MTTKTGTLYGIGVGPGDPELITLKAVKVLHRVPHIFAACSTKNSYSLALSIVRCHLNGAGIEHLPFPMSKDPQVLASAWEENARRVLEVLDTGSDAAFVTLGDPLTYSTFGYLLKTLKRLQPKVRIVTIPGITSYSAAAALTHIPLTEGEESFYLVSGALGAANLKEVIDKSDNIVILKTYRYFDEIYQTLEEMDLLDRTTCISRCGLDGETVVENLRDLKGRELPYLSMVIIKKQGKGY
- a CDS encoding precorrin-8X methylmutase, whose amino-acid sequence is GGPSSPGPPLKICFKGENMNWQPRLPSEIEAESFRRIEAQVGPHHLPPEVWFVVRRMIHTTADPEYLTSARIHPVAIAAGVEALKRGNPVATDTRMLLAGISTGRLGRLGAEAFCLMDDPEVAEEAQRRGTTRAAVALERSLPRLAGGIVAIGNAPTALLRLLELLADGAPRPALVVGVPVGFVNAAESKDALARQDCPYITALGPKGGSAVAASIINALAIMALEETPS